A genomic stretch from Malus domestica chromosome 15, GDT2T_hap1 includes:
- the LOC103424824 gene encoding EPIDERMAL PATTERNING FACTOR-like protein 2, producing MGSSQNCIFCQRNRNICISILLFLVSSSTHLIFMAEGGRPISSKLSELARARVLQENKEGVVVNARQIGSVRPSCERRCSVCGRCVAVQVPVTPQVDKIRSHGSSSSVSFSRTAPKNVAYSRGDDITNYKPMSWKCKCGNLLFNP from the exons ATGGGCAGCTCTCAAAATTGCATCTTTTGCCAGAGAAATAGAAATATTTGCATTTCCATCCTCCTGTTCCTGGTTTCGAGCTCGACCCATCTGATTTTCATGGCTGAAG GTGGTAGACCAATTTCCAGCAAGCTAAGTGAGTTGGCTCGGGCAAGAGTTCTTCAGGAAAATAAAGAAGGGGTGGTGGTCAACGCTCGTCAAATAGGGTCAGTGCGGCCGAGCTGCGAGCGGAGGTGCAGCGTTTGCGGGCGTTGCGTGGCGGTTCAGGTTCCAGTTACTCCTCAAGTTGATAAAATCAGAAGCCATGGAAGCAGCTCCTCTGTTTCTTTTTCCAGAACTGCCCCAAAGAACGTAGCCTACTCCAGAGGAGATGACATTACAAATTATAAGCCAATGAGCTGGAAATGCAAGTGTGGGAATTTGCTCTTCAATCCTTAA